A window of the Cuculus canorus isolate bCucCan1 chromosome 3, bCucCan1.pri, whole genome shotgun sequence genome harbors these coding sequences:
- the LOC104060472 gene encoding heme-binding protein 1 isoform X2, whose product MSRITLEDLDPLGEEAAAGGEEEEEEGEEEEEERSRLFAHWEAVASTHRCEEAAYEERQYPSGKWACVTKGEPMYEQSISMSFMKLMRYICKENSVGCYLGMTVPVLNEIHLTKEGTKLEREVVTAYYLPRVFQQNPPVPTDPEIHITERAPLRVITRVFYGMTTEETILREISLFWKLLGSTDTVLRETYIIASYENPSIPQRRNEVWFICRAE is encoded by the exons ATGTCGCGCATCACGCTGGAGGACCTGGATCCGTTGGGAGAGGAGGCGGCAGCcggcggggaggaggaggaggaggagggggaagaggaggaggaagagcggAGCCGGCTGTTCGCCCACTGGGAAGCCGTAGCCAGCACGCACCGG TGCGAGGAAGCAGCCTACGAGGAGCGACAGTACCCATCTGGAAAGTGGGCATGTGTCACCAAGGGGGAGCCCATGTATGAGCAGAGCATCTCCATGAGCTTCATGAAGCTCATGCGCTACATCTGCAAGGAGAACTCTGTAG GTTGCTATCTGGGCATGACAGTCCCGGTGCTCAATGAAATCCACCTGACCAAGGAGGGGACCAAGCTGGAGCGTGAGGTTGTAACTGCCTATTATCTCCCACGAGTGTTCCAGCAAAACCCCCCTGTTCCCACGGACCCTGAAATCCACATCACTGAGAGGGCACCGCTCCGGGTTATAACCAG GGTTTTCTATGGGATGACCACTGAGGAGACAATTCTGCGAGAGATCAGTCTCTTCTGGAAGCTCTTGGGGTCCACAGACACTGTGCTCCGGGAAACCTACATCATTGCTTCTTATGAAAACCCCAGCATCCCTCAGCGCCGCAATGAGGTCTGGTTCATCTGCCGAGCAGAGTAA
- the KLC4 gene encoding kinesin light chain 4 isoform X5: protein MSTMVYPREEKLDKLSQEEIISNTKLVMQGLEALKNEHNSILHSLLETIKCLKKDEEANLVHEKSNLLRKSVEMIELGLGEAQVMMALSNHLNAVESEKQKLRAQVRRLCQENQWLRDELANTQQKLQRSEQTVAQLEEEKKHLEFMNQLKKYDEDVSPSEEKEGDSAKDSLDDLFPNEEEEHGPGLPHQHSSAVAAAQQGGYEIPARLRTLHNLVIQYASQGRYEVAVPLCKQALEDLEKTSGHDHPDVATMLNILALVYRDQNKYKEAAHLLNDALSIREKTLGKDHPAVAATLNNLAVLYGKRGKYKEAEPLCKRALEIREKVLGKDHPDVAKQLNNLALLCQNQGKYDEVEYYYCRALEIYESCLGPDDPNVAKTKNNLASCYLKQGKYKDAEVLYKEILTRAHVKEFGSVDDEHKPIWMHAEEREEMSKSKHRDSAPYAEYGGWYKACKVSSPTVNTTLRNLGALYRRQGKLEAAETLEECAVRSRRQGIDPINQTKVVEILKEGDGTERRRSLGGSVKYESATDGSEEVSMGVEWSGDGSGTLQRSSSLGKIREVIRRSSEMLVKKLQGNGPLEPRNTSMKRAASLNYLHKSSDASFEGTQGLRAETRGLSASSMDLSSHSSLLSSN from the exons ATGTCCACCATGGTGTACCCAAGGGAGGAGAAACTGGACAAGCTGAGCCAAGAGGAGATCATTTCCAACACCAAGCTGgtgatgcaagggctggaggcACTCAAGAATGAACACAACTCCATCCTGCACAGCTTGCTGGAGACTATCAAGTGCctgaagaaagatgaagaagcCAATCTTGTGCATGAGAAATCCAACCTGCTCCGCAAGTCAGTGGAGATGATTGAACTGGGGCTTGGAGAAGCTCAG GTGATGATGGCATTGTCCAACCATCTGAATGCCGTGGagtcagagaagcagaagctgcGTGCTCAGGTGCGGAGACTGTGCCAGGAGAACCAGTGGCTGCGTGATGAGCTCGCTAACACCCAACAGAAGCTGCAGCGCAGTGAACAAACTGTGGctcagctggaggaggagaagaaacacCTTGAGTTCATGAACCAGCTGAAGAAGTACGATGAGGATGTCTCACCTTCG gaggagaaggagggtgACTCCGCCAAGGACTCTCTGGATGATCTGTTCCCaaatgaggaggaggagcatGGTCCTGGAT TGCCCCACCAGCACAGCAGTGCAGTGGCAGCTGCCCAGCAGGGAGGCTATGAGATTCCTGCACGCTTGCGCACCCTCCACAACCTTGTCATCCAGTACGCCTCACAGGGACGCTATGAGGTGGCTGTGCCGCTCTGCAAGCAGGCACtggaggacctggagaagaCATCGGGCCATGATCACCCTGATGTGGCTACCATGCTCAACATCCTGGCATTAGTGTACAG GGATCAGAATAAATACAAAGAGGCAGCTCACCTCTTGAATGATGCTCTTTCCATCCGTGAGAAGACTCTGGGCAAAGACCACCCAGCG GTCGCAGCAACTTTGAACAATCTGGCTGTTCTCTATGGCAAGAGAGGGAAGTACAAAGAAGCAGAGCCACTGTGTAAGCGAGCCCTGGAGATCCGTGAGAAG GTCCTAGGCAAAGACCATCCTGATGTGGCCAAGCAGCTGAACAATCTAGCCCTGCTGTGCCAGAACCAGGGCAAGTATGATGAAGTGGAGTATTATTACTGCCGGGCCCTGGAGATCTATGAGAGCTGCCTTGGTCCAGATGACCCCAATGTGGCCAAGACCAAGAACAACCTG GCCTCCTGTTACCTGAAGCAAGGCAAATACAAAGATGCAGAGGTGCTGTATAAGGAGATCCTTACCCGTGCTCACGTGAAGGAGTTTGGCTCTGTGGATG ATGAACACAAGCCCATCTGGATGCATGcggaggagagagaggagatgagCAAG AGCAAGCACAGAGACAGTGCTCCCTACGCTGAGTACGGCGGCTGGTACAAGGCCTGCAAGGTTAGCAG CCCAACTGTGAACACCACTCTGAGGAACCTGGGCGCCCTGTACCGACGCCAGGGCAAGCTAGAGGCAGCTGAGACTTTGGAGGAGTGCGCAGTTCGCTCTCGGCGGCAG GGCATTGACCCAATCAACCAAACGAAGGTGGTGGAGATCCTGAAGGAGGGCGATGGCACAGAGAGACGTCGGAGCCTGGGGGGCAGCGTCAAGTACGAGAGTGCCACAGACGGTAGCGAGGAAGTGAGTATGGGCGTGGAATGGAGCGGG GATGGCAGTGGCACCCTCCAGCgcagcagctccctggggaaAATCCGGGAAGTGATACGGAGGAGCAGTGAGATGTTGGTCAAGAAACTGCAGGGCAATGGTCCCCTGGAGCCCAGGAACACCAG CATGAAACGAGCTGCGTCATTAAATTACCTGCACAAGTCTAGTGATGCTTCGTTTGAG GGCACCCAAGGCCTCCGTGCAGAGACTAGAGGCCTCAGCGCCAGCAGCATGGACCTGTCctcccacagctccctgctctcctccaaCTGA
- the LOC104060472 gene encoding heme-binding protein 1 isoform X1, translating into MSRITLEDLDPLGEEAAAGGEEEEEEGEEEEEERSRLFAHWEAVASTHRVSLPRDMAGPIVQMTRHSQAREPVPYVTLAQHEKCEEAAYEERQYPSGKWACVTKGEPMYEQSISMSFMKLMRYICKENSVGCYLGMTVPVLNEIHLTKEGTKLEREVVTAYYLPRVFQQNPPVPTDPEIHITERAPLRVITRVFYGMTTEETILREISLFWKLLGSTDTVLRETYIIASYENPSIPQRRNEVWFICRAE; encoded by the exons ATGTCGCGCATCACGCTGGAGGACCTGGATCCGTTGGGAGAGGAGGCGGCAGCcggcggggaggaggaggaggaggagggggaagaggaggaggaagagcggAGCCGGCTGTTCGCCCACTGGGAAGCCGTAGCCAGCACGCACCGGGTGAGCCTGCCCCGAG ACATGGCAGGTCCTATTGTCCAGATGACCCGGCACAGCCAGGCTCGTGAGCCTGTGCCTTACGTTACCCTCGCACAGCACGAGAAG TGCGAGGAAGCAGCCTACGAGGAGCGACAGTACCCATCTGGAAAGTGGGCATGTGTCACCAAGGGGGAGCCCATGTATGAGCAGAGCATCTCCATGAGCTTCATGAAGCTCATGCGCTACATCTGCAAGGAGAACTCTGTAG GTTGCTATCTGGGCATGACAGTCCCGGTGCTCAATGAAATCCACCTGACCAAGGAGGGGACCAAGCTGGAGCGTGAGGTTGTAACTGCCTATTATCTCCCACGAGTGTTCCAGCAAAACCCCCCTGTTCCCACGGACCCTGAAATCCACATCACTGAGAGGGCACCGCTCCGGGTTATAACCAG GGTTTTCTATGGGATGACCACTGAGGAGACAATTCTGCGAGAGATCAGTCTCTTCTGGAAGCTCTTGGGGTCCACAGACACTGTGCTCCGGGAAACCTACATCATTGCTTCTTATGAAAACCCCAGCATCCCTCAGCGCCGCAATGAGGTCTGGTTCATCTGCCGAGCAGAGTAA